Proteins encoded in a region of the Mercenaria mercenaria strain notata chromosome 1, MADL_Memer_1, whole genome shotgun sequence genome:
- the LOC123565270 gene encoding plasminogen-like — protein sequence MNYHLFDNDYTWETEDCELKLAEYFVCERHIQKVSVIEENYLPRKSEWIYIPAALIDGYYVDSFKDFFKYNGTVNTTYSGKSCQRWDKNIPHSQTAYGYQFPEDELVTANAANYCRDPYDNGYLWCFTTDPRTRWEPCILKDKKKDGHGIAYKRFQKVLNHTYTGKSCQLWNEQFVASDQSLYSDVIFEDNNCRDPFDQGFIWCFISGGGWEPCDANEAYLNQSEINDQFGYITNDELFTCTDGQNISMIRKCDAKFDCMDYSDEANCWRNINLQELAPGMKISSNIPFGFENGSYFCCNRTLEWISITEFCDGVVDCLDVSDEINCNHSVGGKENGSFIQCTKQIF from the exons ATGAACTATCATCTGTTTGACAATGATTATACCTGGGAAACTGAAGACTGTGAACTCAAACTCGCTGAGTATTTTGTCTGTGAGCGACATATTCAGAAAG TTTCAGTTATTGAGGAAAACTATTTGCCCAGAAAAAGTGAGTGGATATACATTCCGGCGGCATTGATAGATGGATACTATGTAGACTCgtttaaagacttttttaaataCAATGGAACGGTAAATACAACATACTCTGGTAAAAGCTGCCAGAGATGGGATAAAAATATTCCGCATTCGCAGACTGCATATGGTTACCAGTTTCCTGAAGACGAATTGGTGACAGCCAATGCTGCAAATTACTGTCGTGATCCATATGATAATGGTTATCTTTGGTGCTTCACTACAGATCCGAGAACTCGATGGGAGCCTTGTATACTAAAAG ATAAGAAGAAAGACGGCCATGGGATTGCGTATAAAAGGTTTCAGAAGGTATTGAACCACACATACACTGGAAAGTCTTGCCAACTTTGGAACGAACAATTTGTTGCTTCCGATCAAAGTCTTTACTCCGATGTTATTTTCGAAGACAACAACTGTCGTGATCCTTTCGATCAAGGCTTCATATGGTGCTTTATCTCTGGTGGCGGATGGGAACCATGTGATGCGAATG AAGCATACCTGAACCAAAGCGAAATAAACGATCAATTTGGGTATATAACAAACGATGAGCTATTCACATGTACGGATGGACAAAACATTTCAATGATTAGGAAATGTGACGCTAAATTTGACTGTATGGATTACTCCGACGAGGCCAACTGTTGGAGAAACATCAATC TACAAGAACTTGCGCCTGGAATGAAAATTTCTTCTAACATACCGTTTGGTTTCGAAAATGGTTCTTATTTCTGCTGCAATAGAACATTGGAATGGATATCTATTACCGAGTTTTGTGACGGTGTGGTCGATTGTTTGGATGTCTCGGATGAAATCAACTGTAATCATAGTGTTGGTGGAAAAGAAAATGGTAGTTTCATACAGTGCACTAAACAAATCTTTTAA
- the LOC123565261 gene encoding very low-density lipoprotein receptor-like codes for MPDQFQCEQGDCIHISQMCNFVPDCIDLSDENCDFAECLDTEYRCDNGQCIPSKSHCDSVRDCHDGSDEILCESCKTEKAFHCDVARCIPLRLRCDKYRDCKDGADEENCVDKFYTSCQEWWENGFRTSGVYLVGKVLLGSNNNF; via the exons ATGCCTGACCAGTTTCAGTGTGAACAAGGTGACTGCATACATATCAGTCAAATGTGTAATTTTGTACCAGACTGTATCGATCTGTCAGATGAAAATTGTG ATTTTGCAGAATGTTTAGATACAGAATATAGGTGTGATAATGGACAGTGTATACCTTCTAAAAGTCATTGTGACTCTGTACGGGACTGTCATGATGGTAGTGATGAGATATTATGcg AATCATGTAAGACAGAGAAGGCGTTCCATTGTGACGTGGCAAGATGTATTCCGCTTCGGTTACGTTGTGACAAATACAGAGATTGTAAAGATGGAGCTGATGAGGAAAATTGCGTTGACAAATTTTATACGTCATGCCAAGAGTGGTGGGAAAATGGTTTTAGAACTTCTGGCGTTTATCTTGTCGGTAAGGTCTTACTAGGTTCcaacaataatttttaa